Part of the Zea mays cultivar B73 chromosome 4, Zm-B73-REFERENCE-NAM-5.0, whole genome shotgun sequence genome is shown below.
CCATCCTAACGGGTAGGTTTTCAATTTCGACACGTCAATATCAGATTTTTTTTAGGCTTTTGGTGAAATCTGTATTTTCACAATATGCATCTAAGGCTGACAATAGGTCGCTATGCTGTCTCTCCTCAAAGGGGATTATTTGTAGATAGTAAGAATGCTAAATGCTGGGTAATTAAGAAAGCTGAATGTGTGCTTCATAACATAATCGTTGGACTGTTTTATCTCCAAATAAATGATCTGTTCTTGTGTTATGTATTTATTTTCTACAGTAACTCTGGTTGACAAGTGCCAGCCAATGCCTTCCTGTTCTCTGATTAGTGCACACTGGGATTTCTAATGAGACTTAATATTTAGTCTCACGGTTGCTTTGTTCTGTTGAAAAACATTAGATTGTGTGTGGTTGGTTTAGCTCCAGCCCATGTTGTGTTTAAAGAGGAAGGAGTCATATCCACTGTTGACTTCAATGTCGGCAAGTCAGATCGCAGTGAGATGAAAGTcacaggaaaacggaaaagggtaACTAGATTGTTTTTTCTTTAATGTTTGGTTAAATAAAGGGCAACAAGAATTGATGCTCATTTTACATTGCAGAATGCACAACACTTGCAAGAAAATTCGGCATTGTGCAAAGTTTGTGTAAATGATAAATCTTTTATTGTGAGGTTGGTCCCCTTAATCTTACACATCACAGAAGTATGTCTGAGTCATTATAATTTTCTGCACTGCAGTGTTGCTTATGCTAAAGTTTTACAGATGCTGTGTGAAAGGTTCCCTTTTGGAGATCAATGAAAGATTGATCAAACAACCAGATCTTCTTAATACCGCTGTGAGTACAATCCTGTTGTCTGGCAAATTTTCTCTGTTTCCTTTACTCTTTGTGTGCTTACTATATTGTTTGGTCTCCTTTTATGTTCTAGTTGTGCCCTGAGTTTTTGTTTAATATAGAATattgattcaagagttctactgcTTTTCTCGTTGCTATGTTTGTTTTCTTTACCATATAGGGagcaacacactcctttactcctTTTTTTCTTCCTTTTTTGCATTTAGGCTGACAGGGAAGGATATATAGCAGTCTTCCAGCCGAAACCAGCTGACTGGCTCAAAATTAAGGATAAATTCCTTAGTTATGAGGACTACAAGAACTTGAGAGGAGTATGCTGACACCCAAAAGGTATCTAGTGCTGTAATTTTTGCCCTTTTGGCTTCTGCTTTCCAAACTTTGAATACGAAGAAACATGTTTTCCAACATCGGTATCTGAGACCATTCCGTATGTAAGACCTCATGTCTCATAAGACCAACTTAAATATGCTAGCTTCAATTTGAATCATGAGTGTCCCACAATATCTAAGGCATAACATGAACTTTATTTGTATTATTTCTTGTACTTGAACTAGATTGCTCTTACATTAACACATTTGTTGGCCTTTTATTTCAACACGGTGTGGAACAACATTAAGTTTGCCTTTGTAATTAAACTATTAATACAC
Proteins encoded:
- the LOC103654969 gene encoding protein Abitram, yielding MAEEAASLEAPPPLHNPSLRKSSLDDETRALVVPDAAALPASPPSAVEANFARYFVADFLNPGYDQYVYRHPNGLCVVGLAPAHVVFKEEGVISTVDFNVGKSDRSEMKVTGKRKRNAQHLQENSALCKVCVNDKSFIVRCCVKGSLLEINERLIKQPDLLNTAADREGYIAVFQPKPADWLKIKDKFLSYEDYKNLRGVC